TCAAATGTATGGTAAGAGAAGTCAAGGTTATGTTCTATGAAGCAATATAAACAATATATGCGACTAAATTCATGCAGTCTGCTGGTCACAAAATTATATCTAGTCAAAAGAGACTCCATAATCTCTATTAACCATGAGACTCCATAGTGGGATAATGTGTAGGCAATTTCGTGCTAAGGTAAGCTTTTCAGATTTTCCTACTGCTAAAAAATTAACGCAAGTGTATTCGAAGTTTTTTAAAAAAgagggtgttcttagctttagccCATTTCCTCAAAATGGATGATTCAAGTCAATTGCATAGTAATATTAAGATACTCCCCGTATAACTTGATTCTGGAAGAGCATTGCCTTAGTTAGTCCGCTTACATGTTTTACCCGGACCTAGTAGCAGACCCTCAGAAATTCAGGCTACTAACAATCACGGTGAACAAAATGGGTTTTGACTAAACCTAGGTTGTAGCATGGATGTGTGGATCATGGCATCATTTCTGGGTTAGGCCAGATAAGATGACGACGGCTAATAAATTAATGAATAAATCATGATCTGATCCAGGGAAATCCATTTAAATGCAGGTTGGAATGAACAGTTGCCCATACAGTCAGGATAACACTCAAACCCAGTATATAAACCAAAATGCTTAATACTTACGCACTGTAATCTGGCCACAAATACAAATTTGATGTGAGTGCACGAAATTTATTCGAACATCCTCTCATTCTAAGGCCAAACTGGCGTAAAATGACAGCCAGTTAAGatagaaatcttgactaccgagtGCCCAACTATCTAAGCATAGCAAACCCAGATAGAAATCTGAAGTGAACTGCACTAATTTTGTTCTAACAACCTCTCATTCATAGGTCAACTAGGTAATCATTTAAGATAAATCATACGCGTTTCATTGTAAGCTGTATCGTGCATACACATTAAGGTGATTCTAAGCAGAACAAGAGGAAGCCTGACCTCACCATTACAGGAACATCAGCAGCAGAAGCAGCCGCGCTACTCCTCGACTTCGACCACCTTCTTGGGCTCTGCGTACCAACAAACGACCAACCACATCAGACAGCGAAGAAGACGAAACTATTATAGCCTGTAGACAGAGGAGGGTTCGGATGGGAGCAGTACCGTGCAGGTACGCCGGGCGGTGGTCCTTGCCCCAACCGACGCCGCGGGTGGACTCGAGGTACTGGTCGACGAGGTGGcggcacttgacgtggtggttgATGCCCTCGACGCGGTAGCACCAGCGGAGGCGCTCGCGGATGATCTTGGCGGTCTCGATCTGGATCCACTTCTCCCGCACCAGGTGCTCCCTGTACTCCAGCATCGCCACCGGGTCCGCGTACGGGTGCTTCGGGTCGAAGTCATCCGGCGGCCTCTCGTCGAACTCCACCTTCGCCTTCCGCCCCATCTCCGgccgcctctcctcctcctccgccgccgacgaCCTCTCTCTCCCCTGTGCTCGGGCTGGGTCTGGTGGTGTGTGTGGGGAAATGTGGAATGGTGAGACGAACAACTCCACTCCTCTTGCAGTAGCAATCCCGGCCCATTACTGCGGCCCGTCCCTTAGGCCCATTAACACGGCCCACTCACATCGTAGAACACATTGACCAGTGACCACTCACGGAAAGGGAAGGGTACCGCGTTTCAAAACGCGGCCGATCTCCGATGAGCTCTCCGGCGAGGTCGACCGTCTCGGCGGCGAGCGCGGGAGGCGGGACCGCGATCCCCGCCGCGGACGACGTCGCCGACTCCATCGACGCGCTCTACCGCATGGACGAGGCCATGACCGGTAGGTCCACCCCCTCGACCCCTTGCAAGACCTAGCTCCCTTTTTTTCCCCTTCTCCGCTCAGCTAAGCACTCGAATTGGGCTGGCTGGTTTGGTTCCCCCGCACGCAGAGCTCCGGTCGGATGTGATGGAGGCGCTGCAGAAGGAGGTCAGGTCCCTCGACGACAACAACTGGATGTTCGCCGCGCCGCGCTCCCGCATCAACCTCGTCTCCAAGCCAGGTCAGTAACAACACACAGCAACGCGATAAATCCCGTTTCGGGTGCAAAATGAGCACATGAGTTTAAGAGTGATTAGTGTTACCCGCTTAGAATTTCAGTACTGCTATGTAATATGGCCACAGGGGTTTATGTTTGTTTCGGGCTTGGCATGTGCTTCTCAGGTGCTTACCTGCGCAAGCCACAGGGGAAAATTGCGGAACTGGATCAAGCACCCAAGAAGACAAGGAACTGCTAGTGGATTTTTTAGCAGACTAGATTTTCTGAAGGCTCCTCTGTCCGTAACTCTGGATGTCCATCCAGGCTCTGCTTTTATGGGCTGCCATCTGGTTTCAGTCACTTGTAGTTGCATTCTGCTAAATCATTTTTTACTACATGCTAGGATATTTAACAGACCAAGTATGATGGTACCGTTCATGATTTTTAAAAGCCATTTTCAGGTAAATGCTAGGATTTACATTTAAGTAACCCAATGGTGATGGTGATTTTCATAACTTGTGCCTTTCCCCCACACAATCCTTGCGCATTCATCCAATTATTTTTCTCAGAAGCATTTCGAGATACTACAACGTGTTGATTTTCTTGGTGAAAACGCAAAACTTATTAAGCACAATCACTCTCACTATCTTTGGTCTTCAGTCTTGACCAGCAATACATCGTAATGCCAAATATCTATTTTTGTCAACTGCTAGCTGAACTGTAGCAAAGAGGTTAATAGTGTCATTTTCACCTTGAATGCAATAGGCTGGCGCTGAGAAAAGATCCAAGGGTATATTTTCATTTTGTTCAACTTGGCCATCTTTCTTATAAGGCATTGTTCCATA
This Lolium perenne isolate Kyuss_39 chromosome 1, Kyuss_2.0, whole genome shotgun sequence DNA region includes the following protein-coding sequences:
- the LOC127312720 gene encoding NADH dehydrogenase [ubiquinone] 1 beta subcomplex subunit 10-B, producing the protein MGRKAKVEFDERPPDDFDPKHPYADPVAMLEYREHLVREKWIQIETAKIIRERLRWCYRVEGINHHVKCRHLVDQYLESTRGVGWGKDHRPAYLHEPKKVVEVEE
- the LOC127312717 gene encoding uncharacterized protein isoform X2, which produces MSSPARSTVSAASAGGGTAIPAADDVADSIDALYRMDEAMTELRSDVMEALQKEVRSLDDNNWMFAAPRSRINLVSKPGAYLRKPQGKIAELDQAPKKTRNC
- the LOC127312717 gene encoding uncharacterized protein isoform X1, which produces MSSPARSTVSAASAGGGTAIPAADDVADSIDALYRMDEAMTELRSDVMEALQKEVRSLDDNNWMFAAPRSRINLVSKPGVYVCFGLGMCFSGAYLRKPQGKIAELDQAPKKTRNC